TTAATGAAAAAAATTGTCAATTATATTAATTAATTTTTTTATTTTTATTAAAAATAATTACAATTTTTTTAAAATTAAAAAATTAGTTTGATTATTTATTTTATTAGATATATTTTTTTTTAATATATTTAAATTATATAAATTTGCTGCCATTTCATTTCCTATAGCAGCAAATTTATTTGATGATTTTTTTTTTATAAGATTCATAGCATAGGAAGAACTAGAGCAATGTTTAATAATCCATTTAGGATATTTCTTTATAAAAAAGCTACATTGTAAAAATGATTGAGGATGACTAAAAATTTTTTTAATGTTTTGAGTAGAAATATTTTTTTTATAAGTGACTAAACAATGTTTAATTGGAAATTTTAAATTCTTTTTTATATATAAAAAAGATTTATTTTTTTCTAATAACATTGATACTTCTTTTATAAATCCTGTATAATTGTTATATATTGGAACTATAGCCAGATTTACAATATTATTTCTAATATGTAGAAAAATTTCTGAAAAATTCTCACAACTTATATTAATAATTGTTTTTTTGTAACAACAATTATTAATATAAGTTAAAGTGGCTAAATGAGAATAACTACCTAAAGGACCTAAAAAAGCAATACTTATTAAATCTTTTATTTTTTTTTTAATTTTATTTTTTTTTAAAAAATTAATGTTTTGATTAATAATTGTATTAAATTTTAGTTTTTTATTTAAAAATTTAGAATTTAAATAAATATTTTTTTTCATTTTAAAATATGTTAAAATTTATACAAGAAATTTTACTTATTCTAACATAAATAACAATAAATTAAAGTATTATTTTTTTATAATATGAACAATATCATTATTATCTATCCAACATTTCCATCCTGTAGCTGAAGAGACATCATATAAAGATTTTTTTAAAATTTGTCTAAATTTCCACAATAAAGAAGTATTACTACCACATAATTTTTTTAAAGTATTAACTTTATAATATAAAGGAATATTATGTGAACAAAAAAAACAATGTATCCATTGCGATAATGGTCTACCTTTTAATTTTTTTCTTTCTTTTAAAGAAATTGCTGTCCACATAGAATCTGTAAAAAAAGCAATAATATTTTTATTTAATAAAATTATATTTTTTTTAGTTTTATTATCTCTATACCATTCATGTAATAAATGACCTATATAGAAATAATTTTTATATTTTACTTCTATACTACAAATAGATAATCTTATTAAAGATGATTTTAACCATTCATAATCTTTTTTTCCTGTTTTTCTATCGATTGATTTTAAAAATGAATAAGTAGAAAAAATTACTCTTCTACCTAAAGGAACTTTATTAAGTCTATATAAACATTCTAACCAAACATCTAAATCAGATTGATCTAAACTTTCTCCTGTAAAACGTATATCAAATCCATTTAAGGATGTTTTAAGAACATTTCTTTCATATTTTCTATAACCTTTTCTTATTACACCAAATAAGGAACTTCTTAACATAATATTAGGAATAACTCTTTTATTTTTTGGTATTTTAATAAAAAAAGATTTTCCGTTATTTTGAATATTTAAATTAGAATAATTATTTTTTTTACAAAAAATTTTTTTTTGAAAATAAATATTATTTTTCAAATTAGAATTTTTTTTATTTTTACTGGTTAATAATTTAATTCTTTCATTAATCGATTTTTTGTGCATTAAATATTTAAAAAACTATTATATATAATAATAAAATAATTTATTATTTTTTATTTAAAAAATAATATAATAATATTAATTAAAGTAAAAAAATTTTTATTTTTTATATTTTTAATTTAAGTTCTCCGAAAAATTAATTTATTTTATTTATAAAAAATATATATATTCAAATAACTTTTGATAAAACAAATAAATCAAAAAATATTTTAATGTAAAATGAAGAGTAGAATTAATTATATTATAGATTTTTTTTTTAATGTCAAGTTTTTTGTATTAAAAAATTTTTAAATATAAATAATTTTTGTTAATTAGGCAATTAAAAGACGGGATATTAAGTAGTAAAAAACGGGATATTAAGTAGTAAAAAACGGGATATCAAGTAGTAAAAGACGGGATATTAAGTAGTAAAAGACGGGATATTAAGTAGTGTTGCTGTACATATTGTTTTGAATTAATAAAATAAATAAAAGGTCTTTATAGTCCCTTATAATCTTTTATAGTCTTTTA
The sequence above is drawn from the Enterobacteriaceae endosymbiont of Donacia dentata genome and encodes:
- a CDS encoding prephenate dehydratase domain-containing protein → MKKNIYLNSKFLNKKLKFNTIINQNINFLKKNKIKKKIKDLISIAFLGPLGSYSHLATLTYINNCCYKKTIINISCENFSEIFLHIRNNIVNLAIVPIYNNYTGFIKEVSMLLEKNKSFLYIKKNLKFPIKHCLVTYKKNISTQNIKKIFSHPQSFLQCSFFIKKYPKWIIKHCSSSSYAMNLIKKKSSNKFAAIGNEMAANLYNLNILKKNISNKINNQTNFLILKKL
- the trfA gene encoding plasmid replication initiator TrfA, with product MHKKSINERIKLLTSKNKKNSNLKNNIYFQKKIFCKKNNYSNLNIQNNGKSFFIKIPKNKRVIPNIMLRSSLFGVIRKGYRKYERNVLKTSLNGFDIRFTGESLDQSDLDVWLECLYRLNKVPLGRRVIFSTYSFLKSIDRKTGKKDYEWLKSSLIRLSICSIEVKYKNYFYIGHLLHEWYRDNKTKKNIILLNKNIIAFFTDSMWTAISLKERKKLKGRPLSQWIHCFFCSHNIPLYYKVNTLKKLCGSNTSLLWKFRQILKKSLYDVSSATGWKCWIDNNDIVHIIKK